A single Natranaerobius thermophilus JW/NM-WN-LF DNA region contains:
- a CDS encoding histidine triad nucleotide-binding protein yields the protein MSDCIFCKIANKEMDSEIVYEDENIIAFKDVNPQAPVHLLIIPKKHIESVMDFEDKDSELISKIFFVAQKLAQEFDVHESGFRIVNNCGKEGGQTVNHVHFHLLGKRSLTWPPG from the coding sequence GTGTCGGACTGCATATTCTGCAAAATAGCCAATAAAGAGATGGATAGTGAAATAGTATATGAGGATGAAAATATTATTGCATTTAAAGATGTGAATCCTCAAGCACCAGTCCACTTGCTGATTATTCCCAAAAAGCATATTGAGTCAGTTATGGATTTTGAAGATAAAGATTCAGAACTTATTTCAAAAATCTTTTTTGTAGCTCAAAAACTGGCTCAAGAGTTTGATGTTCATGAATCAGGTTTTAGAATTGTAAATAATTGCGGGAAAGAAGGTGGACAGACTGTTAACCATGTTCACTTTCATTTGTTAGGCAAACGCAGCTTGACCTGGCCACCAGGTTAA
- the rpsU gene encoding 30S ribosomal protein S21: MAEIKVGKNETLDSALRRFKKQCSKSGVLSEAKKRKHYEKPSEKRKRKATEKRNSRK; this comes from the coding sequence GTGGCTGAGATTAAAGTTGGTAAAAACGAGACATTAGATAGCGCTTTGCGACGTTTTAAAAAACAATGCTCCAAAAGTGGTGTTTTAAGTGAAGCCAAAAAACGTAAACATTATGAAAAACCCAGTGAAAAGCGCAAACGAAAAGCTACTGAAAAGCGTAATAGCAGAAAATAA
- a CDS encoding GatB/YqeY domain-containing protein encodes MGIADQLQEDMKKAMKEKDKFRLSVIRMMRSEIKNREISQSESLSEDEAIELIAKEKKKRQDSLEEYQQAGKTDVVEDLKREIEILDEYLPEQLSQEELKKIIEEAISNVKAESPSDMGEVMKEVMPKVKGKADGKIVNQLVKELLTS; translated from the coding sequence ATGGGAATTGCTGATCAATTACAAGAAGATATGAAAAAAGCAATGAAAGAAAAAGATAAATTCCGCTTGTCAGTTATTAGAATGATGCGCTCTGAGATTAAGAATAGAGAAATTTCTCAATCAGAGTCGCTTTCGGAAGACGAAGCTATAGAACTAATTGCTAAAGAAAAGAAAAAACGACAGGATTCTCTTGAAGAATATCAGCAAGCCGGTAAAACCGATGTAGTTGAGGATTTAAAACGAGAGATAGAAATCTTGGACGAGTACCTTCCAGAACAATTATCTCAAGAAGAGCTGAAAAAAATTATTGAAGAGGCAATTTCCAATGTTAAGGCGGAATCTCCCAGTGATATGGGTGAAGTCATGAAAGAAGTTATGCCTAAAGTTAAAGGAAAAGCAGATGGTAAAATTGTTAATCAGTTGGTAAAAGAGTTATTAACAAGTTAA